Proteins encoded by one window of Synechococcus sp. WH 7805:
- a CDS encoding CPBP family intramembrane glutamic endopeptidase → MVLIPALYGLGWVAVQPLGLLLADDPTSSRLSLIGTLASLLLFVLVLPSWVRNRWKQPHPWLTLGLRSHRHAPSSGRCLIAGLLQSLALLTLISLSLVLGSWGRWLGELNAADALNALALCFGVGLAEELLFRGWLLGELSQFTGPRTAVVSQALIFSLVHTRFNLGVLPMLGLLIGLTLLGLVLAIQRRLNKGSLWGCIGLHGGLVGGWFALQGGLLQISPSAPQWLIGPGGAHPNPIGGLVGIAALTVLLSRQLTALARAPRP, encoded by the coding sequence ATGGTTTTAATCCCAGCTCTCTATGGGCTTGGATGGGTTGCTGTGCAGCCTTTGGGTCTTCTGCTCGCTGATGACCCCACATCGTCGCGACTGTCCCTGATTGGCACTCTCGCAAGTCTGTTGCTGTTTGTGCTGGTGCTGCCGAGCTGGGTGAGGAATCGCTGGAAACAGCCTCATCCCTGGCTAACCCTTGGTCTTCGCAGTCACAGGCATGCCCCCTCGTCCGGTCGATGCCTGATCGCAGGCCTGCTGCAGTCGCTTGCACTTCTCACCTTGATCAGCCTGTCGCTGGTGCTCGGATCCTGGGGACGCTGGCTGGGCGAACTCAACGCTGCAGATGCACTCAATGCCCTGGCACTGTGTTTCGGCGTCGGACTCGCAGAAGAACTGCTATTTCGCGGATGGCTTTTGGGTGAACTCTCTCAATTCACAGGGCCTCGCACCGCCGTCGTGTCACAGGCACTGATCTTCAGTTTGGTGCACACCCGGTTCAATCTGGGTGTTCTTCCCATGCTCGGTCTGCTGATTGGACTGACGTTGCTCGGCCTGGTCCTAGCCATTCAGAGACGACTGAATAAAGGCTCTCTCTGGGGATGCATCGGCTTACACGGCGGACTCGTTGGCGGATGGTTCGCTCTGCAGGGAGGCTTGCTGCAGATCTCACCAAGCGCACCGCAGTGGCTCATCGGACCTGGAGGCGCCCATCCCAATCCCATTGGAGGGCTGGTGGGAATCGCAGCTCTCACCGTGCTGCTCAGTCGTCAGCTGACGGCCTTAGCAAGAGCGCCGCGCCCCTGA
- a CDS encoding glycine betaine ABC transporter substrate-binding protein, whose amino-acid sequence MSDNNRIRRRAVLLGGLGLAGASMASLVNLSQPSARTSQVAGPETGRTPQPTSALTGSPLRLGWSPWADAEVISLIAQKVIQQAYNIEVERVLADIGIQYASVARGDLDMMLMAWLPLTHRDYWQRVRDRVLDFGSMYSGRLGWVVPDYIPKAELSSIQQLRDPALAARFQNRVQGIDPGSGLNQASAEALKSYQLNDLDLVASSSAAMTAVLDQAIRREQWVIVTSWMPHWMFARYKLRFLEDPKRVFGGIERIHALGRPSLDLDAPDLADFLTRFHLPDQEMSDLLLKANDRSAEIAVDEYLDTHPARVRYWTTGQIATG is encoded by the coding sequence ATGAGTGATAACAACCGCATCCGTCGACGCGCGGTGTTGCTTGGAGGCCTGGGGCTTGCTGGGGCTTCGATGGCCAGCTTGGTCAATCTCAGTCAACCTTCTGCTCGGACGTCCCAGGTGGCAGGTCCGGAGACTGGACGTACACCGCAACCCACCTCGGCATTAACTGGATCTCCTCTACGACTGGGTTGGTCTCCCTGGGCTGATGCCGAGGTCATCAGCCTGATCGCTCAGAAGGTGATTCAGCAGGCCTACAACATCGAGGTGGAGAGAGTTCTCGCCGACATCGGCATTCAATACGCCTCAGTTGCTCGCGGCGATCTCGACATGATGCTGATGGCCTGGTTGCCACTGACCCATCGTGACTACTGGCAACGGGTGCGCGACCGCGTGCTCGATTTCGGGTCGATGTATTCCGGCCGTCTGGGTTGGGTGGTTCCCGACTACATCCCGAAGGCTGAGCTCTCGTCGATCCAGCAGTTGCGGGACCCTGCTCTGGCCGCTCGTTTTCAGAACCGCGTGCAGGGGATCGATCCCGGTTCAGGGTTGAATCAGGCGTCTGCAGAGGCGCTCAAGAGCTACCAACTCAATGACCTGGACTTGGTGGCGTCGAGCAGTGCGGCGATGACGGCGGTGCTTGACCAGGCCATTCGCCGAGAGCAATGGGTGATTGTCACCAGCTGGATGCCGCATTGGATGTTCGCCCGCTACAAGTTGCGCTTTCTCGAAGACCCGAAGCGTGTTTTTGGTGGCATTGAGCGGATTCACGCGCTGGGTCGGCCCAGTCTTGATTTGGATGCTCCCGATCTCGCCGACTTCTTGACCCGTTTCCATCTCCCGGATCAGGAGATGTCAGACCTGCTGCTTAAGGCCAATGACCGGTCAGCTGAGATCGCTGTCGACGAATACCTCGACACCCATCCCGCACGCGTTCGCTACTGGACCACAGGGCAGATCGCCACTGGGTGA
- a CDS encoding class I SAM-dependent methyltransferase yields MTSTKSHPSAESGDAQRFGETPESVRETDHYQQEYIEQFADRWDRLIDWQAREEAEGDFFVKLLREHGAKSILDVATGTGFHSVRLLREGFEVVSVDGSPNMLARAFKNARSRDLLMRTVHADWRFLNRDIHGEYDAVICLGNSFTHLFRERDRRKALAEYYAVLKHNGILILDHRNYDRLLEGTSTSGKSNVYCGKDVEVGPEHVDDGLARFRYAFSDGSTYHLNMFPLRHGYVRRLMREVGFQRITTYGDYQRGHDDPDFYVHVAEKEYLFDTDVTAI; encoded by the coding sequence ATGACCTCAACCAAGAGCCACCCTTCAGCGGAGTCCGGTGATGCTCAGCGGTTCGGCGAGACCCCCGAAAGCGTGAGGGAAACGGACCACTACCAGCAGGAGTACATCGAGCAATTCGCTGACCGGTGGGATCGTCTCATCGATTGGCAAGCACGGGAAGAAGCGGAGGGGGATTTCTTCGTGAAGCTGCTTCGAGAGCACGGAGCCAAGTCCATTCTGGATGTGGCCACGGGGACCGGATTTCATTCCGTGCGGCTACTTCGCGAAGGCTTCGAAGTGGTGAGCGTGGATGGGAGCCCGAACATGCTGGCCCGGGCTTTCAAGAATGCTCGCAGTCGTGACCTGCTGATGCGGACGGTTCACGCCGACTGGCGTTTTCTGAACCGCGACATCCATGGCGAATACGACGCCGTGATCTGCCTGGGCAACTCCTTCACCCATTTGTTCCGGGAACGGGATCGGCGCAAGGCCCTAGCGGAGTACTACGCCGTTCTTAAGCACAACGGCATCCTCATTCTCGACCATCGCAACTACGACAGACTCCTCGAAGGAACCTCAACCAGCGGCAAAAGCAATGTCTATTGCGGCAAGGATGTGGAGGTTGGTCCTGAGCATGTGGACGACGGACTCGCGCGGTTCCGCTACGCCTTCAGCGATGGGAGCACTTACCACCTCAACATGTTCCCCTTGCGTCATGGCTACGTGAGGAGGTTGATGCGCGAGGTGGGCTTCCAGCGCATCACCACCTACGGCGACTACCAACGCGGCCACGACGACCCTGATTTCTACGTGCACGTTGCCGAAAAGGAATACCTCTTCGACACCGATGTGACCGCGATCTAA
- a CDS encoding proline/glycine betaine ABC transporter permease — translation MTLLAAAHQAGWLGQGVDVIVAWLLANAQGAFDVIKVSVLAVVSFTEMLLDSPPAWLLAWSVAAIGLWRVSGGFALFVLLGLNLVLSLQLWNEMIATLALVITASLLALVIGLPLGILSARYRSVWRLVRPCLDLMQTMPAFVYLIPAVMLFSTGAVPSILATLIFSMPPVVRLTQLGLSQVPADLIEAGRSFGCSERQLLWKVQMPSALPTVMTGVNQTIMLALSMVVIASMIGGGGLGDVVLRGIQQLDVGLGFEGGIAVVILAVILDRLSQSFTAREVQPLRQRWRAWMSPWRSS, via the coding sequence ATGACTCTCCTCGCAGCGGCACATCAGGCTGGATGGCTGGGTCAAGGTGTCGACGTCATCGTTGCCTGGCTGCTCGCCAATGCTCAGGGTGCTTTTGATGTGATCAAGGTCTCGGTTCTCGCCGTGGTTTCCTTCACCGAGATGCTTCTAGACAGTCCTCCGGCTTGGTTGCTCGCCTGGAGCGTGGCCGCGATCGGTCTCTGGAGAGTGAGTGGAGGCTTCGCGCTCTTCGTGCTTCTCGGCCTCAACCTTGTGCTTTCCCTCCAGCTCTGGAACGAGATGATCGCCACTCTGGCTCTGGTGATCACGGCCTCGCTATTGGCCCTCGTGATCGGCTTGCCCTTGGGAATCCTCTCGGCCCGATACCGCTCGGTTTGGCGTCTGGTGAGGCCCTGCCTCGACTTGATGCAGACCATGCCGGCCTTTGTTTATCTGATTCCTGCTGTGATGCTGTTCAGCACCGGTGCGGTGCCTTCGATCCTGGCCACCCTGATCTTTTCCATGCCTCCTGTCGTCCGATTGACGCAGCTCGGATTGTCACAGGTCCCTGCTGATCTGATCGAAGCAGGACGCTCCTTCGGATGCAGTGAACGCCAGCTTCTCTGGAAAGTTCAGATGCCGAGTGCACTACCCACGGTGATGACGGGCGTCAATCAGACGATCATGCTGGCTCTGTCCATGGTGGTGATCGCTTCCATGATTGGCGGAGGCGGTTTAGGCGATGTGGTGTTGCGTGGCATTCAGCAGCTCGACGTGGGTCTGGGTTTCGAGGGTGGAATTGCTGTAGTGATCCTTGCCGTGATCCTTGACCGTCTCAGTCAGAGCTTCACAGCCCGCGAAGTGCAACCCCTTCGTCAGCGCTGGCGCGCGTGGATGTCTCCCTGGAGGTCGTCATGA
- a CDS encoding glycine betaine/L-proline ABC transporter ATP-binding protein yields MVHQLRNGADPDQLHQQLGARAAVQDVCLDICAGEIFVVMGLSGSGKSTLLRLLNGLIRPSAGDVLVQGRSLAALTPSELADLRRHQMAMVFQSFALFPHRSVLDNAAFGLEVAGVPRRVRQSRAIEALERVGLGQELRKRPAQLSGGMQQRVGLARALALDPPILLMDEAFSALDPLIRVDMQDLLLDLQAEQRRTVVFITHDLDEAIRIGDRIALMQGGRLLQCDTAQTLLHQPASEEVRRFFRDVDVASVLTVDRVAMPTNRELVLQDGDPRPERSQDTLYVMDSQRRFLGMVTAQRGWLDASETTVLRSGTRVKDAIQSVALCSDPVPVLDSGQQFIGVISAHQLLRSMEGLGS; encoded by the coding sequence GTGGTTCATCAATTGCGCAACGGCGCAGACCCCGATCAGCTCCATCAGCAACTGGGTGCTCGCGCTGCTGTGCAAGATGTCTGCCTCGATATCTGCGCTGGCGAGATCTTTGTTGTGATGGGCCTGTCCGGCTCGGGTAAGTCCACATTGCTGCGACTGCTCAACGGACTGATTCGACCCTCTGCTGGTGATGTCTTGGTGCAGGGGCGTTCGCTCGCTGCGTTGACGCCCTCCGAGCTGGCTGACTTGCGCCGGCATCAGATGGCGATGGTTTTTCAATCGTTTGCGCTGTTCCCTCATCGGAGCGTTCTAGACAACGCGGCCTTCGGCCTTGAGGTGGCTGGCGTTCCACGCAGAGTTCGGCAATCCCGAGCCATCGAGGCGTTGGAGCGGGTGGGACTGGGACAGGAGTTGCGCAAGCGACCCGCGCAACTCTCAGGAGGGATGCAACAGCGCGTGGGCCTGGCGCGAGCGCTGGCGCTCGATCCCCCGATCCTGCTCATGGATGAGGCCTTTTCAGCCCTCGACCCTCTGATTCGTGTCGATATGCAGGATCTGCTTCTCGATCTCCAGGCGGAGCAGCGCCGCACGGTTGTTTTCATCACCCATGACCTTGATGAAGCCATTCGGATCGGTGACCGGATCGCTCTGATGCAGGGAGGGCGACTGCTCCAGTGCGATACGGCCCAAACCCTCCTGCATCAACCCGCTAGCGAGGAGGTCCGGCGTTTCTTCAGGGATGTGGATGTGGCATCGGTGCTGACCGTCGACCGTGTGGCGATGCCTACCAACCGTGAGCTTGTGCTTCAGGACGGCGACCCCCGTCCTGAGCGATCTCAGGACACGCTTTATGTCATGGACTCACAGCGTCGGTTCTTGGGGATGGTCACCGCGCAAAGGGGTTGGCTTGACGCTTCAGAAACCACCGTCTTGCGGTCGGGAACTCGCGTCAAGGATGCAATCCAATCGGTGGCTCTGTGCTCTGATCCAGTGCCTGTGCTGGATTCTGGGCAGCAATTCATTGGTGTGATCAGCGCCCATCAACTGCTCAGATCGATGGAGGGATTGGGTTCATGA
- a CDS encoding bile acid:sodium symporter family protein — protein sequence MIELILSVGLAFIMLSLGLSLQPADFSRALGQPRALMGGALAQLILLPLVAFGLLSLSGLDGDLALGIMILSCCPGGITSNVMTRLSRGDVALSISYTALASLVTAFTLPVVLSLTAPFLLPSQTLELSILPLSLKVFSISTVPVVIGVWTAQQAPGFCERNRQKAERLANLLFVLIVAGTLISQWSVFTSNLKSIGPTLLALNLLMLAIGLSLGKLLQMSTEQTTSLSIEAGFQNGTVGIVVGSLLGPDLMQSQLNSFSLPSAVYGVLMTVTILPFIAWRRSIKPMTTQP from the coding sequence TTGATCGAACTCATTCTTTCGGTCGGCCTGGCTTTCATCATGCTGAGCCTCGGTCTATCCCTTCAACCGGCGGATTTCAGCAGGGCTCTTGGCCAGCCGCGCGCCCTAATGGGAGGAGCATTAGCTCAGCTCATTCTTCTGCCTCTTGTGGCCTTCGGTCTACTGAGCTTGTCAGGACTGGATGGCGACCTTGCCCTGGGGATCATGATCCTGAGCTGCTGTCCGGGAGGAATCACCTCCAATGTGATGACGAGGCTCTCCCGCGGAGATGTGGCACTGTCCATCTCTTACACAGCCCTGGCCAGTCTGGTGACAGCGTTCACCTTGCCGGTGGTTCTCAGTCTCACAGCACCGTTTTTGCTTCCGAGCCAAACACTCGAGCTGTCTATCCTTCCTCTCAGTCTCAAGGTGTTTTCCATCTCCACCGTGCCGGTGGTGATCGGGGTATGGACCGCTCAGCAGGCACCTGGCTTCTGCGAACGCAATAGACAAAAGGCGGAACGGCTCGCCAATCTGTTGTTCGTTCTGATCGTGGCTGGCACGCTGATCAGCCAATGGTCCGTGTTTACGAGCAACCTGAAGTCGATTGGCCCAACTCTTTTGGCCCTGAATTTGTTGATGCTGGCCATTGGACTGAGCCTCGGCAAACTGCTGCAGATGTCGACTGAACAGACCACAAGCTTGTCCATTGAAGCGGGATTTCAAAACGGCACCGTGGGCATCGTCGTGGGATCGTTGCTCGGGCCAGACCTGATGCAAAGCCAGCTCAACAGCTTCAGCCTTCCGTCTGCTGTTTACGGCGTTCTGATGACAGTCACCATTCTTCCCTTCATTGCGTGGAGACGAAGCATCAAGCCCATGACAACACAACCCTGA
- the psbA gene encoding photosystem II q(b) protein has protein sequence MTTTIQQRSGANGWQSFCEWVTSTNNRLYVGWFGVLMIPTLLAATTCFIVAFIAAPPVDIDGIREPVAGSLIYGNNIISGAVVPSSNAIGLHFYPIWEAASLDEWLYNGGPYQLVVFHFLIGIFCYMGREWELSYRLGMRPWICVAYSAPVAAASAVFLVYPFGQGSFSDGMPLGISGTFNFMLVFQAEHNILMHPFHMMGVAGVFGGSLFSAMHGSLVTSSLVRETTESESQNYGYKFGQEEETYNIVAAHGYFGRLIFQYASFNNSRSLHFFLAAWPVVGIWFTALGVSTMAFNLNGFNFNQSILDGQGRVLNTWADVLNRANLGMEVMHERNAHNFPLDLAAAESTPVALQAPAIG, from the coding sequence ATGACCACCACCATTCAGCAGCGCTCCGGCGCCAATGGCTGGCAGTCCTTCTGCGAGTGGGTCACCTCCACCAACAACCGCCTGTATGTGGGCTGGTTCGGTGTGCTGATGATCCCCACCCTGCTGGCTGCCACCACCTGCTTCATCGTTGCCTTCATCGCAGCGCCCCCCGTCGACATCGACGGCATCCGTGAGCCCGTCGCCGGCTCCCTGATCTACGGAAACAACATCATCTCTGGTGCTGTTGTTCCTTCCTCGAACGCCATCGGCCTGCACTTCTATCCCATCTGGGAAGCTGCTTCTCTCGATGAGTGGCTGTACAACGGCGGTCCTTACCAGCTGGTTGTCTTCCACTTCCTGATCGGCATCTTCTGCTACATGGGTCGCGAGTGGGAACTTTCCTACCGCCTCGGCATGCGCCCCTGGATCTGCGTTGCTTACAGCGCACCTGTGGCTGCTGCCTCCGCCGTGTTCCTGGTGTACCCCTTCGGTCAGGGTTCCTTCTCTGACGGCATGCCCCTCGGCATCTCCGGCACCTTCAACTTCATGCTGGTGTTCCAGGCAGAGCACAACATCCTGATGCACCCCTTCCACATGATGGGCGTCGCAGGTGTGTTCGGTGGCTCCCTGTTCTCCGCCATGCACGGTTCACTGGTGACCTCCTCCCTGGTGCGTGAAACCACCGAGAGCGAGTCCCAGAACTACGGCTACAAGTTCGGCCAAGAGGAAGAGACCTACAACATCGTGGCTGCCCACGGTTACTTCGGTCGCCTGATCTTCCAATACGCCTCCTTCAACAACAGCCGCAGCCTTCACTTCTTCCTGGCTGCCTGGCCTGTGGTCGGCATCTGGTTCACTGCCCTGGGCGTCAGCACCATGGCGTTCAACCTGAACGGTTTCAACTTCAACCAGTCCATCCTTGATGGTCAGGGCCGCGTCCTGAACACCTGGGCTGATGTGCTGAACCGCGCCAACCTCGGCATGGAAGTGATGCACGAGCGCAACGCTCACAACTTCCCCCTCGACCTGGCTGCTGCTGAGTCCACTCCTGTGGCTCTGCAAGCTCCCGCCATCGGCTGA
- a CDS encoding photosystem II high light acclimation radical SAM protein encodes MDDFSQPSPLSASGLAAGERVLLVRLPCNPIFPIGPIYLADHLHKCFPGLPQRILDLAALPVLDVHRVLRITIDQFQPTLLVFSWRDIQIYAPVDGRGGNPLQNSFEVFYSRNPVKRLHGALGGLRLMTSHYGELRRNQLLVKQGLHRARRYQPQARAVLGGGAVSVFYEQLGRSLPKGTIVSIGEGEPLLEKLLKGQSLEGERCFVVGAPPRAGLIHEQPESRPKTACDYDYIASIWPQLDWYLEGGDFYVGVQTKRGCPHNCCYCVYTVVEGKQVRLNPVDEVVKEMRQLYDRGVRGFWFTDAQFIPARRYIEDAKELLRAIKAEGLTGIRWAAYIRADNLDPELAQLMVDTGMSYFEIGITSGSQELVRKMRMGYNLRTVLDSCRMLAKAGFKDHVSVNYSFNVIDERPETIRQTVAYHRELEAIFGPDRVEPAIFFIGLQPHTHLEQYGFDQGLIKPGYNPMSMMPWTARKLLWNPEPMGSTFGRVCLEAFDLNPSDFGRTVMDLLERDYGTSSLNEALRAPVQGRGALAKAVS; translated from the coding sequence ATGGACGATTTCTCGCAGCCGTCACCGCTCTCAGCCTCGGGCCTCGCCGCGGGAGAGCGGGTGTTGTTGGTGCGACTTCCTTGCAACCCGATCTTCCCGATCGGTCCGATCTACCTGGCAGACCATCTCCATAAATGTTTTCCAGGATTGCCTCAACGCATTCTCGACCTGGCCGCCTTGCCGGTTTTGGACGTTCATCGTGTTCTTCGGATCACGATTGATCAGTTTCAGCCCACTCTTCTGGTGTTCTCCTGGCGAGACATTCAGATCTACGCGCCGGTGGATGGCCGAGGGGGAAATCCCCTTCAGAACTCCTTCGAGGTGTTCTATTCGCGGAATCCCGTGAAACGCCTCCATGGTGCTCTTGGTGGTCTGCGTTTGATGACCAGTCACTACGGCGAGCTGCGTCGCAATCAGTTGCTTGTGAAACAGGGGCTGCATCGTGCGCGTCGTTATCAGCCTCAAGCCAGAGCCGTCCTTGGCGGTGGAGCCGTGAGTGTGTTTTATGAGCAACTTGGTCGCTCCCTGCCAAAGGGAACCATCGTCTCCATTGGAGAGGGTGAACCCCTGCTTGAGAAACTTCTGAAGGGCCAGAGTCTCGAAGGCGAACGCTGCTTCGTTGTGGGAGCTCCGCCGCGTGCCGGTCTGATTCACGAACAACCGGAAAGCCGCCCGAAAACAGCCTGCGATTACGACTACATCGCCTCGATCTGGCCACAGCTCGACTGGTACCTCGAAGGCGGTGACTTCTACGTCGGGGTTCAAACCAAGCGCGGCTGTCCCCACAACTGCTGCTACTGCGTTTACACGGTGGTGGAGGGCAAGCAGGTGCGCCTCAATCCGGTGGACGAAGTGGTGAAGGAAATGCGCCAGCTTTACGACCGCGGAGTGCGAGGTTTTTGGTTTACCGACGCTCAATTCATTCCGGCACGGCGTTACATCGAAGATGCCAAGGAACTGCTGCGGGCGATCAAGGCCGAAGGTCTCACTGGCATTCGCTGGGCTGCTTACATCCGTGCCGACAACCTTGACCCCGAGTTGGCTCAGCTGATGGTGGACACGGGCATGAGCTATTTCGAAATCGGCATCACATCAGGCTCCCAGGAGCTCGTGCGCAAAATGCGCATGGGCTACAACCTCCGCACTGTTCTCGATAGTTGCAGGATGCTCGCGAAAGCGGGATTCAAGGATCACGTGTCCGTGAACTACTCGTTCAACGTGATCGATGAGCGTCCCGAGACGATCCGTCAGACCGTGGCTTACCACCGTGAGCTCGAGGCCATCTTCGGCCCTGATCGAGTCGAGCCTGCGATCTTCTTCATCGGCTTGCAACCCCACACCCACCTCGAGCAGTACGGATTTGATCAAGGACTGATCAAGCCTGGTTACAACCCGATGAGCATGATGCCCTGGACGGCCAGAAAGCTTCTCTGGAACCCAGAGCCCATGGGCAGCACCTTTGGACGGGTGTGTTTGGAAGCCTTCGACTTAAATCCATCGGATTTCGGACGAACCGTGATGGATCTTCTTGAGCGCGATTACGGCACTTCAAGCCTCAATGAAGCCCTGCGGGCTCCGGTTCAGGGGCGCGGCGCTCTTGCTAAGGCCGTCAGCTGA
- a CDS encoding cyclopropane-fatty-acyl-phospholipid synthase family protein produces MTQSTYSDAAATAASYYDSTDADHFYADIWGGEDIHIGLYAEPDEAIAAASRRTVDTLIDLIGSEGLGDGQAERLVVDFGSGYGGAARRLCQRPNVRVEAINISAVENDRHRLLNREAGVDQTITVHNASFESVPLDDGCADVIWSQDAILHSGDRQKVMHEASRLLKPGGVMVMTDPMAADGVPAESLSAILERIHLQDLGSPERYRTWADVAGLERTHWDDRTPMLVKHYSRVREELKQRRELLTRTISTDYLERMDAGLGHWVEGGEAGRLCWGLMRFRKPLH; encoded by the coding sequence ATGACGCAAAGCACCTACTCCGATGCCGCGGCCACGGCTGCCAGCTACTACGACAGCACCGATGCCGACCACTTCTATGCCGACATCTGGGGAGGCGAGGACATTCACATCGGCTTGTATGCCGAACCCGATGAAGCCATCGCCGCGGCCAGCCGGCGCACAGTCGACACCCTGATCGACTTGATTGGCAGTGAGGGGCTAGGCGATGGACAAGCTGAGCGCCTTGTGGTGGATTTTGGCTCTGGCTACGGGGGTGCCGCTCGCCGTCTCTGCCAACGGCCCAACGTGCGGGTCGAAGCCATCAATATTTCCGCCGTTGAGAATGATCGTCATCGGCTTCTCAACCGCGAAGCCGGTGTCGACCAGACCATCACCGTTCACAACGCTTCCTTTGAGTCGGTTCCTCTGGACGATGGCTGTGCTGATGTGATCTGGAGCCAAGACGCAATCTTGCACTCAGGTGACCGTCAGAAAGTGATGCATGAGGCGTCGCGCCTACTGAAGCCTGGCGGTGTGATGGTAATGACCGACCCCATGGCCGCCGATGGCGTTCCAGCCGAGTCGCTCTCAGCGATCCTGGAGCGGATCCACCTCCAAGACCTCGGCTCCCCGGAGCGCTACAGAACCTGGGCTGACGTGGCTGGGCTTGAACGAACACATTGGGACGATCGAACTCCCATGCTGGTCAAGCACTACAGCCGCGTGCGTGAAGAGCTCAAGCAGCGCCGTGAGCTGCTGACCCGCACCATCAGTACCGACTACCTCGAGCGCATGGATGCTGGCCTCGGCCACTGGGTGGAAGGAGGTGAAGCCGGCCGACTGTGTTGGGGCCTGATGCGCTTCCGCAAACCACTGCACTGA
- a CDS encoding cupin domain-containing protein gives MDTPDNQAQSSDHTPREVVEQLIQDWNLHPHPEGGWYREMHRSPEQVTRSDGAQRSSITAILFLLDAESKSCWHAVHGADEIWIHLQGSPLSLWTLEPNGSEAFQHVLSLHQPLHAVRAGHWQAARTEGQYSLVSCCVGPGFQFEDFEMLRSRPAEQHPPGALPDLL, from the coding sequence ATGGACACACCTGACAACCAAGCGCAATCTTCCGACCACACCCCCCGCGAAGTGGTTGAGCAGCTCATCCAAGACTGGAATCTGCATCCCCATCCCGAGGGTGGCTGGTACAGGGAAATGCACCGCAGCCCGGAACAGGTCACCCGCAGCGACGGTGCGCAGCGCAGCAGCATCACCGCCATCCTCTTTCTCCTGGATGCCGAATCCAAAAGTTGCTGGCATGCCGTGCACGGTGCCGACGAAATCTGGATCCATCTGCAGGGCTCACCTCTGAGCCTCTGGACGCTGGAGCCGAATGGCAGCGAAGCTTTCCAACACGTTCTGTCACTTCACCAGCCTCTGCACGCCGTTCGGGCAGGTCACTGGCAGGCAGCCCGCACGGAAGGGCAGTACAGCCTGGTGAGCTGCTGCGTCGGCCCAGGGTTTCAGTTCGAGGATTTCGAGATGCTGAGATCTCGACCCGCTGAGCAGCATCCACCGGGGGCGCTGCCTGACCTGCTCTGA
- the clpS gene encoding ATP-dependent Clp protease adapter ClpS produces MAVETPSLTPGGAAVLDKAPERVRKQSPRYKVLLHNDPVNSMEYVVSTLRQVVPQLSEQDAMAVMLEAHNTGVGLVIVCDLEPAEFYCETLKGKGLTSTLEPDT; encoded by the coding sequence ATGGCCGTGGAGACCCCCAGCCTCACCCCCGGAGGAGCAGCAGTCCTAGACAAAGCCCCTGAGCGCGTGCGCAAGCAGTCGCCTCGCTACAAAGTGCTGCTCCACAATGATCCTGTGAACTCCATGGAATACGTGGTGTCCACGCTCAGGCAGGTAGTACCGCAGCTCAGTGAGCAGGACGCGATGGCGGTGATGCTCGAAGCGCACAACACCGGCGTGGGTCTTGTAATCGTGTGTGATCTCGAGCCGGCAGAGTTCTATTGCGAAACCCTGAAAGGCAAGGGGCTCACCAGTACCCTTGAACCAGACACCTGA